The Coffea arabica cultivar ET-39 chromosome 1e, Coffea Arabica ET-39 HiFi, whole genome shotgun sequence genome has a window encoding:
- the LOC113710237 gene encoding methylsterol monooxygenase 2-2 isoform X2, producing the protein MAEQTKNNTPAAQEKCISRLLLYHFCVNLPVMVFSYPVFRYMGMRSSLPLPSWKVISTQILFYFILEDFVFYWGHRILHTKWLYKHVHSVHHEYATPFGLTSEYAHPAEILFLGFATIIGPAITGPHLITLWLWMMLRVLETVEAHCGYHFPWSLSNFLPLYGGADFHDYHHRLLYTKSGNYSSTFVYMDWIFGTDKGYRKLKALKSYGDEAAGKDI; encoded by the exons ATGGCTGAGCAA ACAAAAAATAACACCCCTGCTGCTCAGGAGAAATGTATCAGTCGTCTGCTGCTGTACCATTTTTGTGTCAACCTGCCAGTGATGGTTTTCTCCTATCCTGTCTTCAGATACATGGGGATGAGAAGTAGCCTTCCATTGCCGTCCTG GAAAGTAATCTCAACACAGATTTTGTTCTACTTCATTCTGGAGGATTTTGTATTCTACTGGGGACATAGAATTTTACATACTAAGTGGCTCTACAAACATGTCCACAGTGTTCATCACGA GTATGCAACACCATTTGGACTGACCTCTGAATATGCTCACCCTGCTGAAATTTTGTTCCTTGGGTTTGCTACAATAATTGGTCCTGCCATCACTGGGCCCCATTTGATTACACTCTGGCTATGGATGATGCTTAGAGTCCTTGAGACTGTCGAGGCGCATTGTGGTTATCATTTTCCATGGAGTCTCTCAAATTTCTTACCCTTATATGGGGG TGCTGATTTTCATGATTATCATCATCGACTGCTCTATACAAAGTCTGGCAACTACTCATCAACCTTTGTTTACATGGACTG GATATTTGGCACTGACAAAGGTTACAGAAAATTGAAGGCATTGAAGAGCTATGGAGATGAAGCCGCTGGCAAAGATATATGA
- the LOC113710237 gene encoding methylsterol monooxygenase 2-2 isoform X1 yields the protein MAASLLESGWTYLITHFSDFQLACLGSFFLHESVFFLSGLPCIYLERAGWLSKYKIQTKNNTPAAQEKCISRLLLYHFCVNLPVMVFSYPVFRYMGMRSSLPLPSWKVISTQILFYFILEDFVFYWGHRILHTKWLYKHVHSVHHEYATPFGLTSEYAHPAEILFLGFATIIGPAITGPHLITLWLWMMLRVLETVEAHCGYHFPWSLSNFLPLYGGADFHDYHHRLLYTKSGNYSSTFVYMDWIFGTDKGYRKLKALKSYGDEAAGKDI from the exons ATGGCTGCTTCCCTCCTTGAATCTGGTTGGACG TATTTGATTACTCACTTCAGTGACTTTCAGCTGGCCTGTCTTGGAAGTTTCTTTCTTCATGAAAGTGTCTTCTTCTTGTCTGGCCTTCCTTGCATTTATCTTGAAAGGGCTGGATGGCTGAGCAAGTATAAAATTCAG ACAAAAAATAACACCCCTGCTGCTCAGGAGAAATGTATCAGTCGTCTGCTGCTGTACCATTTTTGTGTCAACCTGCCAGTGATGGTTTTCTCCTATCCTGTCTTCAGATACATGGGGATGAGAAGTAGCCTTCCATTGCCGTCCTG GAAAGTAATCTCAACACAGATTTTGTTCTACTTCATTCTGGAGGATTTTGTATTCTACTGGGGACATAGAATTTTACATACTAAGTGGCTCTACAAACATGTCCACAGTGTTCATCACGA GTATGCAACACCATTTGGACTGACCTCTGAATATGCTCACCCTGCTGAAATTTTGTTCCTTGGGTTTGCTACAATAATTGGTCCTGCCATCACTGGGCCCCATTTGATTACACTCTGGCTATGGATGATGCTTAGAGTCCTTGAGACTGTCGAGGCGCATTGTGGTTATCATTTTCCATGGAGTCTCTCAAATTTCTTACCCTTATATGGGGG TGCTGATTTTCATGATTATCATCATCGACTGCTCTATACAAAGTCTGGCAACTACTCATCAACCTTTGTTTACATGGACTG GATATTTGGCACTGACAAAGGTTACAGAAAATTGAAGGCATTGAAGAGCTATGGAGATGAAGCCGCTGGCAAAGATATATGA
- the LOC113710247 gene encoding uncharacterized protein: MAVETANQPSKLRWGELDEDDGEDLDFLLPPKQVIGPDDNGIKKLIEYKFNDEGNKIKITTTTRIRKLANARLSKRAVERRSWPKFGDAVHEDVGSHLTMVSTEEIILERPRAPGTKQEEVKVVGDSGQIGKPGAVLMVCRTCGKKGDHWTSKCPYKDLAPPSEGFVDKPASEATTAAANSTKGAYVPPSMRAGAERSGTEMRRRNEENSVRVTNLSEDTREPDLLELFRPFGPVSRVYVAVDQKTGISRGFGFVNFVNREDAERAINKLNGYGYDNLILRVEWAAPRSN, from the exons ATGGCGGTAGAGACAGCAAACCAACCAAGCAAGCTCCGATGGGGAGAGCTGGATGAGGACGACGGAGAGGACCTTGACTTCCTTTTGCCCCCAAAGCAGGTCATTGGCCCCGATGACAACGGGATTAAGAAGCTTATCGAGTACAAGTTCAACGACGAAGGCAACAAAATCAAGATCACCACCACCACTCGCATCCGCAAACTAGCTAACGCACGCCTCAGCAAGCGGGCCGTCGAGCGCCGCTCCTGGCCCAAGTTCGGCGATGCTGTCCATGAAGATGTCGGTAGCCACCTTACCATGGTCTCCACTGAAGAAATTATCCTTGAACGCCCTAGAGCCCCTG GCACTAAACAGGAGGAAGTAAAGGTTGTTGGAGACTCAGGTCAAATTGGTAAACCAGGAGCTGTTCTCATGGTCTGCAGGACCTGTGGAAAGAAGGGTGATCACTGGACTTCAAAGTGTCCTTACAAGGACCTTGCTCCCccaagtgagggttttgtggaTAAGCCAGCTTCTGAGGCCACCACTGCAGCAGCTAATTCTACAAAAGGAGCATATGTGCCACCTAGCATGAGGGCAGGTGCAGAGAGATCTGGAACTGAAATGAGAcgcagaaatgaagaaaactCTGTCAGGGTGACTAACCTTTCGGAGGATACAAGGGAGCCTGACTTGCTTGAACTATTCCGCCCTTTTGGTCCTGTAAGCCGAGTTTACGTTGCTGTTGATCAGAAGACTGGCATAAGCAGAGGTTTTGGTTTTGTTAATTTCGTGAATAGGGAAGATGCTGAGAGAGCCATCAACAAACTTAATGGCTATGGTTATGATAATTTAATCCTGAGAGTTGAATGGGCTGCACCTAGGTCAAATTAG